One window from the genome of Saimiri boliviensis isolate mSaiBol1 chromosome 2, mSaiBol1.pri, whole genome shotgun sequence encodes:
- the ZNF658 gene encoding zinc finger protein 658, with amino-acid sequence MNMSQASVSFQDVAVEFTQEEWQRLGPVEWTLYRDVMLENYSHLISVGYCITKPKVISQLEQGEEPWSLEDEFLKQRYPGHFKVDNHIEGIWEKQEKPLWKEIFIDDADETLHKEGQKVLEKTFDLEIAPEFFEKIPCKCDSHRMNLPVASEVIISEGKYSRKKAKYINVYEKLQLDIKCEKAHPGEESYEHGKNVKTCSYKKDQHWKFQMLEGSFECDGSGQDFYDKTICITPENFPTGEESCKDDEFRKNFDKTTLFNYMRTDTRGKCSDLNEYGTSCDKTTIVEYNKIDMAMTHYEGNERGINFSRRLPLTQSQRTISGQSAFESNKCKENFSQNLAQVVHQKTQTGDKFSEYNECSNALYQKLDLTEHQRIHTGEKFHLSDEHGKCRKSFYQKAHLIKHQRTHSGEKPYQYEEFGTSFSSSSHSIQHPGTYMGLKLYECNECGKTFCQNSNLSKHLRIHVKEKLCDNNGYGRAYKSPLIGHQKTDAEMKLCDGSEYGKTSHLKGHQRILIGEKPYECIECGKTYSKTSHLRAHQRIHTGEKPYECVECEKTFSHKTHLSVHQRVHIGEKPYECNDCGKSFTYNSALRAHQRIHTGEKPYECSDCEKTFAHNSSLRAHHRIHTGEKPYECHECGRSFAHISVLKAHQRIHTGEKPYECNECGRSFTYNSALRAHQRIHTGRKPYECNDCEKTFAHNSALKIHQRIHTGAKPYECNECEKTFAHNSALRAHQNIHTGEKLYECNECGKTFFQKTRLSTHRRIHTGEKPYECSKCGKTFSQKSYLSGHERIHTGEKPYECNICGKTFVYKAALIVHQRIHTGEKPYECNECGKTFSQRTHLCAHQRIHTGEKPYECNECGKTFADNSALRAHHRIHTGEKPYECNECGKTFSKTSHLRAHLRTRSGEKPYECSECGKTFSEKSYVSAHQRVHTGEKPYECNVCGKPFAHNSTLRVHQRIHTGEKSYECHDCGKMFSQKSHLCAHQRIHTGEKPYECNECGKAFAQNSTLRVHQRIHTGEKPYECGECGKTFVRKAALRVHHTRMHTREKTLACNEFGMS; translated from the coding sequence gaCATTTTAAAGTTGATAATCACATTGAAGGGATctgggaaaaacaagaaaaacctcTGTGGAAAGAGATATTCATTGATGATGCTGATGAAACATTGCATAAAGAAGGAcagaaagttttagaaaaaacatttgatcTGGAAATAGCTCcagagttttttgaaaaaatacccTGTAAATGTGACTCACATAGAATGAATTTGCCAGTTGCCTCTGAAGTAAttataagtgaaggaaaatattcaagaaagaaggctaaatacataaatgtatatgagAAATTGCAGCTTGATATTAAGTGTGAGAAAGCTCATCCTGGAGAAGAATCTTATGAACAtggtaaaaatgtgaaaacttgCAGTTATAAGAAAGATCAGCACTGGAAATTTCAAATGTTGGAGGGATCTTTTGAATGTGATGGATCTGGACAAGATTTCTATGATAAGACAATTTGTATTACACCTGAGAATTTTCCAACAGGAGAAGAGTCCTGTAAGGATGATGAATTTAGAAAAAACTTTGATAAAACCACTTTATTTAACTACATGAGAACTGACACAAGGGGAAAATGCTCTGATCTTAATGAATATGGGACATCCTGTGACAAAACCACCATTGTTGAATACAATAAAATTGACATGGCTATGACACACTATGAAGGTAATGAAAGGGGGATTAATTTCAGTAGGAGATTACCCCTCACTCAATCTCAGAGAACTATTTCAGGACAGAGTGCTTTTGAAAgcaataaatgtaaagaaaattttaGCCAGAATTTGGCCCAGGTAGTACATCAGAAAACACAAACTGGAGATAAATTTAGTGAATATAATGAATGTTCAAATGCCCTCTACCAGAAATTAGACTTAACAgaacatcagagaattcacacaGGAGAGAAATTCCACCTTTCTGATGAACATGGGAAATGCAGAAAATCCTTTTACCAGAAAGCACACCTCATTAAGCATCAGAGGACCCATTCAGGAGAGAAACCTTACCAATATGAGGAATTTGGGACATCCTTTTCTTCAAGTTCACACTCTATTCAGCATCCTGGAACTTATATGGGATTGAAACTttatgaatgtaatgaatgtgggaaaactTTCTGTCAGAATTCAAACCTCAGTAAACATTTGAGAATTCATGTAAAAGAGAAACTTTGTGATAACAACGGCTATGGGAGAGCTTACAAGTCACCCCTCATAGGACACCAGAAAACAGATGCAGAGATGAAACTCTGTGATGGCAGTGAATATGGGAAGACATCACATCTCAAAGGACATCAGAGAATTCTCATTGGGgaaaaaccctatgaatgtattGAATGTGGGAAAACTTACTCCAAGACATCACATCTCAGAGcacatcagagaattcacacaGGTGAAAAACCCTATGAATGTGTTGAATGTGAGAAAACTTTCTCTCACAAGACACACCTCAGTGTACATCAGAGAGTTCATATAggggagaaaccctatgaatgtaatgaCTGTGGGAAATCTTTTACCTATAACTCAGCCCTGAGAGCACATCAAAGAATTCATACAGGTGAGAAGCCCTATGAATGCAGTGACTGTGAAAAAACTTTTGCCCATAATTCATCCCTCAGAGCACATCATAGAATTCACACGGGggagaaaccttatgaatgtcATGAATGTGGAAGGTCTTTTGCCCATATTTCTGTTCTCAAGgcacatcagagaattcatacaggggagaaaccctatgaatgtaatgaatgtgggagaTCTTTCACCTACAATTCAGCCCTGAGGGCACATCAGAGGATTCACACAGGTAgaaaaccctatgaatgtaatgaCTGTGAGAAAACTTTTGCCCATAATTCAGCCCTCAAAatacatcagagaattcacacaGGGGcaaaaccctatgaatgtaatgaatgtgagAAAACATTTGCCCATAATTCAGCCCTTAGAGCACATCAGAACATCCACACAGGGGAGAAGCTCTATGAATGTAACGAATGTGGGAAAACCTTTTTCCAGAAGACACGCCTCAGTACACATCGGAGAATTCACACCggggagaaaccctatgaatgtagcAAGTGTGGGAAAACGTTCTCCCAGAAATCATACCTCAGTGGACATGAGAGAATTCACACAGGGgaaaaaccctatgaatgtaacaTATGTGGGAAAACTTTTGTGTATAAGGCAGCCCTCATAGTGCATCAAAGAATTCACACAggggagaaaccctatgaatgtaatgaatgtgggaaaactTTCTCCCAAAGAACACACCTCTGTgcacatcagagaattcatactggggaaaaaccctatgaatgtaatgaatgtgggaaaacGTTTGCTGATAATTCAGCCCTCAGGGCACATCATAGAATTCACACAggggagaaaccctatgaatgtaatgaatgtgggaagaCCTTCTCCAAGACGTCGCATCTCAGAGCACATCTTAGAACTCGCTCAggggagaaaccctatgaatgtagtGAATGTGGCAAAACCTTCTCTGAGAAGTCGTATGTTAGTGCACATCAGAGAGTTCATACAGGGGAGAAACCTTACGAATGTAATGTATGTGGGAAGCCATTTGCCCATAATTCAACCCTCAGAGTACATCAAAGAATTCACACAGGGGAGAAATCCTATGAATGTCATGACTGTGGGAAAATGTTCTCCCAGAAATCACACCTTTGTGCACACCAGAGAAttcacacaggggagaagccctatgagtgtaatgaatgtgggaaggCTTTTGCCCAAAATTCAACTCTCAGAGTACACCAGAGAATTCACACAggggagaaaccctatgaatgtggTGAATGTGGGAAAACTTTTGTCCGTAAGGCAGCTCTTAGAGTACATCACACCAGAATGCATACTAGAGAGAAAACCCTAGCATGTAATGAATTTGGGATGTCTTGA